In Brassica rapa cultivar Chiifu-401-42 chromosome A06, CAAS_Brap_v3.01, whole genome shotgun sequence, a single window of DNA contains:
- the LOC103827533 gene encoding uncharacterized protein At4g15970 isoform X1: MNLSHRLPSRLKTMTKLHVSSLDANRSSVSAVASFVMPPCSRPLRRAVTFILAISISIFVLYRSLDSLDAVPRSSSSIFSRIFPSFDSFQSLELEEPKLEDVLRRAATRDNTVILTTLNEAWAAPGSVIDLFFESFRIGEGTGMLLNHLVIIALDAKAYSRCRELHKHCFSLETEGVDFSGKEAYFMTRSYLKMMWRRIDFLRSVLELGYNFVFTDADVMWFRNPFTRFYRYADFQIACDHYLGRSNDLENRPNGGFSFVRSNNRTILFYKYWYASRIRYSGYHDQDVLNFIKREPFVFRIGLRIRFLNTAYFGGLCEPSKDMNLVRTMHANCCFGMDSKLHDLRIMLQDWRDFMALPLHLKHESGFSWKVPQNCSLDSLRRYDESMYDEESEPPGESQE; this comes from the exons ATGAATCTATCGCACCGTCTTCCCTCGAGGCTCAAGACGATGACGAAGCTCCACGTTTCGTCCCTCGACGCTAACCGCTCCTCCGTCTCCGCCGTAGCTTCTTTCGTCATGCCGCCGTGTTCCCGTCCCCTACGCCGAGCCGTTACATTCATCCTCGCCATTTCCATCTCCATCTTCGTCCTCTACCGATCCCTTGATTCCCTCGACGCCGTCCCTCGCTCCTCCTCCTCGATCTTCTCTCGCATTTTCCCCTCATTCGATTCCTTCCAGTCTCTG GAGCTTGAAGAGCCTAAGCTTGAAGATGTTCTTCGTAGAGCTGCAACTCGAGACAACACTGTGATTCTAACGACTTTGAACGAAGCTTGGGCTGCTCCTGGCTCTGTTATCGATCTCTTCTTCGAGAGTTTTCGAATCGGTGAAGGAACAGGCATGCTTTTAAACCATTTGGTGATCATTGCCCTGGATGCTAAAGCGTACTCCCGTTGCCGAGAGCTTCACAAGCATTGCTTCAGTCTCGAAACAGAAGGTGTTGATTTCTCGGGAAAGGAGGCTTACTTTATGACTCGTtcttacttgaagatgatgtgGAGAAGAATCGACTTCTTGCGCTCTGTTCTTGAATTGGGTTACAACTTTGTCTTCACG GATGCTGATGTGATGTGGTTCAGAAACCCTTTTACACGGTTTTACAGATACGCTGACTTCCAGATCGCTTGTGACCATTACTTAGGAAGGTCGAATGATTTAGAGAATAGACCTAACGGAGGGTTTAGCTTTGTGCGGTCTAACAACAGGACTATACTCTTCTACAAGTACTGGTACGCTTCACGGATCAGGTACTCGGGGTATCACGACCAGGACGTTCTTAACTTCATCAAGAGGGAGCCTTTTGTTTTCAGAATCGGGCTTAGGATTAGGTTCTTGAACACGGCGTATTTTGGTGGACTCTGTGAGCCAAGCAAAGATATGAATCTGGTTCGTACCATGCATGCGAATTGCTGCTTTGGTATGGATAGTAAGCTTCATGATCTTAGAATCATGCTTCAAGATTGGAGAGACTTTATGGCTTTACCACTTCATCTTAAACATGAGTCTGGTTTCTCTTGGAAAGTTCCTCAGAATTGcag tCTTGATTCACTTCGGAGATATGATGAGTCTATGTACGACGAAGAGAGCGAGCCACCAGGAGAATCCCAAGAGTGA
- the LOC103827533 gene encoding uncharacterized protein At4g15970 isoform X2, with protein sequence MNLSHRLPSRLKTMTKLHVSSLDANRSSVSAVASFVMPPCSRPLRRAVTFILAISISIFVLYRSLDSLDAVPRSSSSIFSRIFPSFDSFQSLLEEPKLEDVLRRAATRDNTVILTTLNEAWAAPGSVIDLFFESFRIGEGTGMLLNHLVIIALDAKAYSRCRELHKHCFSLETEGVDFSGKEAYFMTRSYLKMMWRRIDFLRSVLELGYNFVFTDADVMWFRNPFTRFYRYADFQIACDHYLGRSNDLENRPNGGFSFVRSNNRTILFYKYWYASRIRYSGYHDQDVLNFIKREPFVFRIGLRIRFLNTAYFGGLCEPSKDMNLVRTMHANCCFGMDSKLHDLRIMLQDWRDFMALPLHLKHESGFSWKVPQNCSLDSLRRYDESMYDEESEPPGESQE encoded by the exons ATGAATCTATCGCACCGTCTTCCCTCGAGGCTCAAGACGATGACGAAGCTCCACGTTTCGTCCCTCGACGCTAACCGCTCCTCCGTCTCCGCCGTAGCTTCTTTCGTCATGCCGCCGTGTTCCCGTCCCCTACGCCGAGCCGTTACATTCATCCTCGCCATTTCCATCTCCATCTTCGTCCTCTACCGATCCCTTGATTCCCTCGACGCCGTCCCTCGCTCCTCCTCCTCGATCTTCTCTCGCATTTTCCCCTCATTCGATTCCTTCCAGTCTCTG CTTGAAGAGCCTAAGCTTGAAGATGTTCTTCGTAGAGCTGCAACTCGAGACAACACTGTGATTCTAACGACTTTGAACGAAGCTTGGGCTGCTCCTGGCTCTGTTATCGATCTCTTCTTCGAGAGTTTTCGAATCGGTGAAGGAACAGGCATGCTTTTAAACCATTTGGTGATCATTGCCCTGGATGCTAAAGCGTACTCCCGTTGCCGAGAGCTTCACAAGCATTGCTTCAGTCTCGAAACAGAAGGTGTTGATTTCTCGGGAAAGGAGGCTTACTTTATGACTCGTtcttacttgaagatgatgtgGAGAAGAATCGACTTCTTGCGCTCTGTTCTTGAATTGGGTTACAACTTTGTCTTCACG GATGCTGATGTGATGTGGTTCAGAAACCCTTTTACACGGTTTTACAGATACGCTGACTTCCAGATCGCTTGTGACCATTACTTAGGAAGGTCGAATGATTTAGAGAATAGACCTAACGGAGGGTTTAGCTTTGTGCGGTCTAACAACAGGACTATACTCTTCTACAAGTACTGGTACGCTTCACGGATCAGGTACTCGGGGTATCACGACCAGGACGTTCTTAACTTCATCAAGAGGGAGCCTTTTGTTTTCAGAATCGGGCTTAGGATTAGGTTCTTGAACACGGCGTATTTTGGTGGACTCTGTGAGCCAAGCAAAGATATGAATCTGGTTCGTACCATGCATGCGAATTGCTGCTTTGGTATGGATAGTAAGCTTCATGATCTTAGAATCATGCTTCAAGATTGGAGAGACTTTATGGCTTTACCACTTCATCTTAAACATGAGTCTGGTTTCTCTTGGAAAGTTCCTCAGAATTGcag tCTTGATTCACTTCGGAGATATGATGAGTCTATGTACGACGAAGAGAGCGAGCCACCAGGAGAATCCCAAGAGTGA
- the LOC103827534 gene encoding putative Myb family transcription factor At1g14600, producing the protein MGTCGGRNGNDVGFNGHGGGRVRPYVRSPVPRLRWTPELHRCFLNAVDMLGGQHRATPKLILKMMDVRGLTISHVKSHLQMYRGSKLTLGKSEESSLSSIRRRQDTEEDYLHDNLSLPSRNDCLLGFHSFPLSSHSSLRGGRRENQTSQSGGGDDDDDFLHIINMEKTKETTAFPSHQCHKKTEKEKNKWENSGKEQEEEDLSLSLSLNHHQWRSNGSSVSETSEAVSTCSAPFVFKDCFASSPKIDLNLTLSVSLLSS; encoded by the exons ATGGGTACGTGTGGTGGAAGAAACGGCAACGACGTTGGCTTTAACGGTCACGGAGGCGGCAGAGTTAGGCCATACGTACGGTCTCCAGTGCCTCGACTCAGATGGACGCCGGAGCTCCACCGTTGTTTCCTAAACGCCGTCGATATGCTTGGTGGCCAACATA GAGCCACTCCAAAGCTTATTCTTAAGATGATGGATGTGAGGGGACTCACCATTTCACATGTCAAGAGCCATCTCCAG ATGTATAGAGGTTCTAAACTCACTTTGGGCAAATCAG AGGAAAGCTCTTTATCTTCAATAAGAAGAAGACAAGACACTGAAGAAGATTATCTTCATGACAACTTGTCTTTACCCTCAAGGAATGATTGTCTTTTGGGGTTTCACTCGTTTCCTCTTTCTTCACATTCTTCTCTTAG aggaggaagaagagagaatcAGACTTCACAGTctggtggtggtgatgatgatgatgactttCTTCACATCATAAACATGGAGAAGACGAAAGAAACGACGGCGTTTCCATCACATCAATGCCACAAG AAgacagagaaggagaagaacaaATGGGAGAACAGTGGGAAagaacaagaagaggaagatttGTCGCTGTCTCTGTCTTTGAACCATCATCAATGGAGAAGCAACGGGTCATCAGTGAGCGAAACGAGTGAAGCAGTCTCCACTTGTTCTGCACCATTCGTCTTCAAAGATTGCTTTGCTTCTTCACCAAAGATTGATCTCAACCTTACTCTTTCAGTTTCTCTCCTCAGCAGCTGA